In the genome of Bacillus thuringiensis, the window AACAGTTATCATCACCGACCCGGTCTTTTATTTCAATGTTAGCTCCGTCTAGCGTTCCGAGTGTAATTGCACCATTCATCATAAATTTCATATTACCTGTTCCCGATGCTTCTTTACTCGCCGTTGAAATTTGTTCACTTACATCCGCTGCCGGGAATATATCTTCCGCTAAAGAAACTCGGTAGTTTTCTAGAAAGATAACTTTCATATATTGACTGACGTACGGGTCATTATTTACTTTTCTTGCGAGTTCATTTATTAATTTAATAATTTTTTTCGCGTAATAATAGCCAGGTGATGCTTTCGCTCCAAAAATAAAAGTACGCGGATAAAATGTAAAACTAGCATCCTCTTTCAAACGGTTATACAAATATAAAATATGAAGAACATTTAATAATTGTCGTTTGTAAGCATGTAATCTTTTCACTTGCACATCAAAAATAGAATTTGGATCAATCGTAATCCCCATTGTATTATGAATGCGCTCCGCTAAAATCTCTTTACGCTCTTGTTTTACCTCTGCAAATTTCTCTTGGAAACTAGCATCATATTGAACTGTTTGCAACGATTGAAGCTTAATTGGTTCTTTCTTCCACTCTGTTCCAATCGCCTCTGAAATGAGATTTGTTAGCTGTGGATTTGCTTTCATAAGCCAGCGCCTATGAGCAATTCCATTCGTCTTATTATTAAACTTATCTGGATAAAATTCATAAAACAATCGCATTTCCCGCTGTTTTAATATTTCCGTATGAATTTTTGCTACACCGTTTACGCTATGGCTACCGACAATTGCTAAATGAGCCATTTTCACAAGATCATGCGCAATAATTGCCATGTCTTCAATGCGATGCCATTCATAAGGATAACGTTCCCAAAGTTCATGACAGAAACGTTCATTAATCTCTTCAATAATCATATAAATTCTCGGTAATAACGGTTTAAAAATGTGAATTGGCCACTTTTCGAGCGCTTCTGATAACGTCGTATGATTCGTATAAGAAATCGTCTGCGTCGTTATGTGCCAAGCTTCTTCCCATGTTAACTTTTCTTCGTCTAGTAAAATACGCATCAGTTCTGGAATTGCTAAAACCGGATGTGTATCGTTAATATGAATCGCAATTTTTTCATGTAGTTGACGAAGGTCACCATATCTTTCTCTATGCATTCGGACGATATTTTGTAAACTTGCTGATACGAGGAAATACTGTTGTTTTAAACGAAGTATTTTCCCCTCATCATGCGTATCATCTGGATATAAAAACTCCGACACAGCCTCTGTTTCGCGCTTATATTTCAAAATATCTTTGCAGTTTTGCGGGAAAGGAACTGGTTCAGCATTCCAAAGTCTAAGTGTATTTACAGTACTCGTCTCATAGCCTACTACCGGCACATCATATGGCACTGCCATAATGACTTCTGCGTTTGTATGCCTAAACTCTAAACGCCCGTCAATTTCTAGCGGTTCAACACTGCCGAAATAACTTACTTCCACAGCTTGATCATGCCTTCTTACTTCCCATACGTTTTCATGAAGAAGCCACTGTTCTGGAAATTCAACTTGATAACCATCAACAATTTTCTGATCAAACAACCCATGTTTATAACGAATTCCACAGCCGTGTCCTGGTAAGTTTAAAGATGCAAGTGAATCAAGAAAACAGGCCGCTAAGCGTCCAAGGCCACCATTACCAAGGCCTGCATCTGCTTCCACTTCTTCTAACTCTTGCAACGAAAT includes:
- the glgP gene encoding glycogen phosphorylase — encoded protein: MFTHVESFKSTFLEKLETMYGKSFKDSTTRDQYNTLGHMVREYMNSQWIATNESYRSGEQKQMYYLSIEFLLGRLLGSNILNLGIRDVCEQGLSELGISLQELEEVEADAGLGNGGLGRLAACFLDSLASLNLPGHGCGIRYKHGLFDQKIVDGYQVEFPEQWLLHENVWEVRRHDQAVEVSYFGSVEPLEIDGRLEFRHTNAEVIMAVPYDVPVVGYETSTVNTLRLWNAEPVPFPQNCKDILKYKRETEAVSEFLYPDDTHDEGKILRLKQQYFLVSASLQNIVRMHRERYGDLRQLHEKIAIHINDTHPVLAIPELMRILLDEEKLTWEEAWHITTQTISYTNHTTLSEALEKWPIHIFKPLLPRIYMIIEEINERFCHELWERYPYEWHRIEDMAIIAHDLVKMAHLAIVGSHSVNGVAKIHTEILKQREMRLFYEFYPDKFNNKTNGIAHRRWLMKANPQLTNLISEAIGTEWKKEPIKLQSLQTVQYDASFQEKFAEVKQERKEILAERIHNTMGITIDPNSIFDVQVKRLHAYKRQLLNVLHILYLYNRLKEDASFTFYPRTFIFGAKASPGYYYAKKIIKLINELARKVNNDPYVSQYMKVIFLENYRVSLAEDIFPAADVSEQISTASKEASGTGNMKFMMNGAITLGTLDGANIEIKDRVGDDNCFIFGLTAEEVLHYYQNGGYRASDYYHHNRHIKKVVDQLTNGFFAQSGAEFEAIYDSLVIQNDEYFVLRDFGPYAERQEAVGRAYENRTKWLEMSILNIAQSGHFASDRTILQYSNEIWGIGNAVKQF